In the Malaya genurostris strain Urasoe2022 chromosome 1, Malgen_1.1, whole genome shotgun sequence genome, one interval contains:
- the LOC131426500 gene encoding uncharacterized protein K02A2.6-like gives MQSSNGFMLDRMKAIARSYVYWPTLDSDIVDFVKSCRQCAMAAKTPPKSALLSWPKSSKPWQCVHLDYAGPIDGEYYLVVVDSFSKWPEIVQTRSITTAATVQILRDLFARLGMPETLVSDNGSQFTSAEFQSYCTNNGIEHLTTAPFHPQSNGQAERFVDTFKRSIKKIKEGRATMCDALSTFLQTYRSTPCFSSPDGKSPAEVLFGRPIRTSLDLLRPPSDRVHLEQSSEIHPLKRQFIVKDTVYAKVFVKNQWHWVSGTVLERVGRAMYNVQLENGKLIRSHVNQLRNRADSESRREPALTDRTKHPLSILLDAWNLPARCTPDPLAHSTPVAPIPSCSSSRQSSVPNTLLRRPTLSSESSLSASSPSSSTTPNSTSEFQSANDADSAVQVPRRSSRVRRAPQWFDPYQLYLKGRCWRRDHPYNPIVIAGLTGGSPTVTQLMHRPASGLCVRIRM, from the exons ATGCAGAGCTCAAACGGTTTCATGCTTGAC CGAATGAAGGCGATTGCCAGGTCATATGTTTATTGGCCAACTCTCGACAGCGACATTGTTGATTTCGTCAAATCCTGCCGTCAATGTGCGATGGCTGCGAAAACACCGCCGAAGTCAGCGCTGTTGTCATGGCCTAAATCATCGAAACCGTGGCAGTGCGTTCACCTTGATTATGCTGGACCGATCGACGGGGAATACTACCTGGTTGTCGTAGACTCTTTCTCGAAATGGCCTGAAATTGTGCAGACGAGAAGTATCACTACAGCCGCCACAGTGCAAATCCTCAGAGATCTGTTCGCTCGCTTGGGAATGCCAGAGACGCTGGTGAGTGATAATGGATCCCAATTCACCAGTGCAGAGTTTCAATCGTACTGTACGAACAACGGCATCGAGCATCTTACAACAGCACCGTTCCACCCTCAATCGAACGGTCAAGCCGAGCGATTCGTGGATACGTTTAAACGATCGATTAAAAAGATTAAGGAGGGGAGAGCGACAATGTGTGATGCTCTCAGTACATTTCTTCAGACTTACCGGAGTACACCTTGTTTTTCTTCTCCAGACGGCAAATCACCAGCAGAAGTTTTGTTCGGTCGTCCGATTCGTACTAGTTTGGACCTGCTCCGTCCACCATCCGATCGTGTACATTTGGAACAATCGAGTGAAATTCATCCCTTAAAGCGACAATTCATCGTTAAGGATACGGTGTATGCAAAAGTATTCGTCAAGAACCAATGGCACTGGGTTTCAGGAACAGTTTTGGAACGTGTAGGTCGTGCAATGTACAACGTTCAGCTCGAGAATGGTAAGCTTATTCGGTCCCACGTTAACCAGCTTCGAAATCGTGCTGATTCAGAGAGTCGCAGAGAACCAGCATTGACGGATAGAACGAAACATCCTCTCAGCATTCTACTCGATGCTTGGAACCTTCCGGCCCGTTGCACACCAGATCCATTAGCACATTCAACACCAGTAGCACCCATTCCAAGCTGCTCTAGTTCGAGACAGTCGTCAGTACCGAATACCTTGTTGAGAAGGCCCACATTGTCATCGGAGTCTTCGTTGTCAGCATCGTCTCCGTCATCTTCGACAACGCCAAATTCAACATCAGAATTTCAGTCTGCTAATGATGCCGACTCAGCTGTACAGGTTCCTCGCCGCTCTTCGCGTGTACGAAGAGCTCCGCAATGGTTCGATCCCTATCAGCTGTATTTGAAGGGGAGATGTTGGAGACGTGACCATCCCTACAACCCAATAGTAATTGCTGGGCTCACTGGTGGCAGCCCGACTGTCACTCAGTTGATGCACCGACCAGCATCCGGTCTATGTGTCAGGATCAGAATGTAA
- the LOC131426490 gene encoding uncharacterized protein K02A2.6-like, with translation MAESNFNPEHQQPGTGLPGGPQHPRMQQNHLRHPAPFFNGPPSSQQSANTSSSSTETTYQLMQQQQDFFRSIISSINVQVPPNPEMILDSLANNIKEFRYDPDGNITFAAWYGRYDDLFEQDAARLDDEAKVRLLMRKLGSAEHERYVSYILPKSPKDYKFSDTVEKLKILFGAAESVISKRYRCLQVTKQPTDDYVTYACRINKTCVEFELSKLSEEQFKCLMFVCGLKSEGDGEIRTRLLAKIEERDDVTLEHLSEDCQRLLCLKRDTAMIESSASTSSVNFIKRKQQFSKRQHKPPVESAGPDKSKQIPSTPCWYCGGMHFVRDCTHRSHKCKDCGNIGHREGYCSSAKRNFKISRNRKHPGSLNTKTVNLRINTVDQKRRFVKIVLNGVKVRLQLDTGSDVSIVSKRLWEKIGKPPTAPVNELASTASGDRLQFLFKFSCLVSFNGEQHHCQFYVVENSLYLFGIDLMEAFGLFSLPISMYCNNVSVPAITLQSLKAAYPSVFRNELGLCTKTKVKLERKPDATPVFRPKRPVAYAVHSTVDNELDRLERAKIITPVDFSDWAAPIVVVRKTNGSIRICGDYSTGLNNALQPHQYPLPLPEEIFNKLANCTVFSRIDLSDAFLQVEVDESSRDLLTINTHRGLYRYNRLPPGVKTAPGAFQQLIDTMLAGLPHTCGYLDDVVVGGVTTETHWENLRAVFQRISEFGFTIRVEKCIFAQPQIKYVGHLLDRNGLRPDPAKVQAINEMPPPTDVSGVRSFLGAINYYGKFVPRMRCLRYPLDELLKADAKFKWTAECQAAFIKFKELLKSDLLLTHYNPALDIVVSADASSVGVGATLSHKFPDGTLKVVYHASRALTATEKNYSQPDREGLAIIFAVTKFHKMLFGRRFHLQTDHEPLLRIFGSRKGIPVYTSNRLQRWALTLLLYEFTIEHVPTAKFGNADILSRLISQHVRPEEDNVIASVSLENDLRSVTQDALTVLPLSFRIVQQSTQSDPITKAVYRYLL, from the coding sequence ATGGCGGAATCTAACTTCAATCCGGAGCATCAGCAACCGGGAACCGGCTTACCTGGCGGTCCACAGCACCCGAGAATGCAGCAAAACCATCTGCGTCATCCAGCTCCATTTTTCAACGGTCCACCATCATCGCAACAATCAGCAAATACCAGCTCATCTTCTACAGAAACCACCTACCAGCTAATGCAGCAGCAGCAAGATTTCTTCCGGAGTATCATATCATCGATCAATGTTCAGGTCCCTCCAAACCCTGAAATGATTCTCGACTCGCTGGCGAACAACATCAAAGAGTTTCGCTACGATCCGGACGGAAACATAACCTTCGCTGCATGGTATGGCAGATACGACGATTTGTTCGAGCAAGATGCCGCACGGTTGGACGATGAAGCGAAAGTCCGCTTGCTCATGCGGAAACTAGGATCAGCAGAACACGAACGTTACGTGAGTTATATCTTGCCGAAATCgccaaaagattacaaattcAGCGATACAGTGGAAAAGCTAAAAATTCTTTTCGGCGCTGCTGAGTCTGTCATCAGTAAACGGTATCGGTGTCTACAGGTAACCAAACAACCGACCGACGATTATGTTACGTACGCTTGTCGAATCAACAAGACTTGTGTTGAATTCGAGCTGAGCAAGCTGTCCGAAGAGCAGTTTAAATGCTTAATGTTTGTTTGCGGGCTAAAGTCAGAGGGAGACGGCGAAATACGAACGCGGCTGCTGGCGAAAATCGAAGAACGTGATGACGTCACACTAGAGCATCTTTCGGAAGATTGTCAGCGATTGTTGTGCCTGAAACGGGACACGGCAATGATCGAGTCATCAGCATCAACGTCATCAGTGAATTTCATCAAGCGAAAACAGCAGTTTTCAAAACGTCAACATAAGCCACCAGTGGAGTCAGCCGGACCAGACAAGAGCAAACAAATACCCTCTACACCCTGCTGGTACTGCGGGGGAATGCACTTCGTTCGAGACTGCACTCATCGGAGCCACAAATGCAAGGACTGCGGCAACATCGGACATCGCGAGGGATATTGTTCCTCTGCCAAGCGAAATTTCAAGATCAGCCGAAACAGAAAGCACCCAGGATCGTTAAATACAAAAACCGTAAATCTCCGTATAAATACCGTCGATCAAAAGCGACGTTTTGTTAAAATTGTACTGAACGGTGTGAAGGTGCGTCTACAGTTGGACACGGGGTCTGACGTTAGCATCGTATCGAAACGCTTGTGGGAGAAAATAGGTAAACCACCCACTGCACCAGTAAATGAGCTAGCCTCAACAGCGTCAGGCGACCGATTGCAGTTTTTGTTTAAGTTCAGCTGTCTAGTTTCTTTCAACGGTGAACAACATCACTGTCAGTTTTACGTGGTCGAAAACTCGCTTTATCTTTTCGGAATCGATTTGATGGAAGCATTCGGTCTCTTTTCATTACCTATTAGCATGTACTGCAACAACGTCAGTGTTCCTGCTATCACTTTGCAGTCACTCAAAGCGGCATACCCGAGTGTATTTAGAAACGAGTTAGGGTTGTGCACGAAAACAAAAGTGAAATTGGAACGGAAACCAGATGCAACTCCAGTTTTTCGTCCGAAACGTCCAGTGGCTTACGCAGTACACAGCACGGTTGACAACGAACTTGACCGACTGGAACGAGCAAAAATCATCACACCGGTAGACTTTTCGGACTGGGCAGCACCCATCGTCGTTGTCAGAAAAACGAACGGGTCCATTCGCATTTGCGGAGATTACTCTACAGGTCTCAACAATGCACTGCAACCGCATCAGTACCCGTTACCGCTACCGGAGGAGATTTTCAACAAGTtggctaattgtactgtatttagCCGAATCGACCTGTCGGATGCGTTCCTGCAAGTAGAGGTTGACGAAAGTAGTCGTGATTTATTAACCATCAACACCCATCGTGGACTCTACCGGTACAATCGTCTGCCACCGGGAGTCAAAACAGCACCGGGAGCTTTCCAGCAACTTATCGATACAATGCTGGCAGGTCTTCCTCATACGTGTGGTTATTTGGATGACGTCGTCGTTGGTGGTGTCACTACTGAGACACACTGGGAAAACCTTCGCGCAGTGTTTCAAAGAATCAGCGAGTTTGGATTTACCATCCGAGTGGAAAAGTGCATCTTCGCTCAGCCTCAAATCAAATATGTAGGTCATCTGCTTGACCGCAATGGTCTTCGCCCAGATCCAGCAAAAGTTCAAGCCATTAACGAAATGCCACCGCCCACTGATGTATCTGGTGTTCGGTCCTTCCTAGGAGCAATTAATTACTACGGAAAATTTGTTCCTCGTATGCGTTGTCTGCGGTATCCTCTTGATGAGCTGCTCAAAGCGGATGCGAAATTCAAGTGGACAGCAGAATGCCAGGCGGCATTCATCAAATTTAAGGAGTTGCTGAAATCTGACCTACTGTTGACACACTACAACCCTGCACTTGATATAGTGGTGTCGGCAGATGCGTCGTCTGTTGGTGTCGGTGCTACTTTGTCACACAAATTTCCGGACGGTACTCTCAAAGTTGTGTACCACGCTTCCAGAGCATTGACAGCGACAGAGAAAAACTACAGTCAGCCCGATCGTGAAGGACTTGCGATAATTTTTGCGGTGACCAAGTTTCATAAAATGCTGTTTGGTCGTCGTTTTCATCTTCAGACAGATCACGAGCCGTTGCTGAGAATATTCGGTTCGAGGAAAGGGATTCCTGTTTACACATCGAACCGATTACAACGTTGGGCTCTTACGCTGTTGCTTTATGAGTTCACCATCGAGCACGTTCCGACAGCGAAATTCGGCAATGCTGACATACTTTCCCGTCTGATCAGCCAGCACGTCAGGCCTGAGGAAGATAATGTGATTGCTTCGGTCTCTCTGGAAAATGACTTAAGGTCAGTTACACAAGATGCACTAACCGTTCTTCCTTTAAGTTTTAGGATCGTACAACAGTCTACACAGTCCGATCCTATTACCAAGGCAGTTTATCGTTACCTCCTTTAA